A part of Papaver somniferum cultivar HN1 unplaced genomic scaffold, ASM357369v1 unplaced-scaffold_118, whole genome shotgun sequence genomic DNA contains:
- the LOC113330687 gene encoding pathogenesis-related protein 5-like: MAALQNISSLHLLLMLAFFSFGGLKNTASATVFTFLNRCRHTVWPGTLSGDGSAALGNGGFSLPPDGSTTITAPPGWSGRFWPRTGCNFDEAGKGVCKTGDCGGSLNCQGGGTPPVSLAEFTIGVSGTSNEKDFYDVSLVDGYNVDLGIKPSGGTGNCEYAGCVTDLNGSCPAELQVIDSGNVVACKSACAAFNAPEFCCTETHSIPDTCVPTRYSEMFKTACPTAYSYAYDDASSTCTCAGADYLITFCPSAA, translated from the exons ATGGCTGCTTTGCAAAATATTTCTTCTCTTCATCTACTCCTCATGTTAGCATTCTTCTCTTTTG GAGGGCTGAAGAATACGGCATCAGCGACAGTATTTACGTTTCTAAACCGCTGTCGTCACACAGTGTGGCCAGGAACATTATCAGGAGATGGTTCTGCTGCACTTGGTAATGGAGGTTTTTCATTACCACCagatggatcaacaacaataacaGCACCACCAGGTTGGTCAGGACGGTTTTGGCCACGTACCGGTTGTAACTTCGACGAAGCAGGTAAAGGTGTATGCAAAACAGGTGATTGTGGTGGTAGTTTAAATTGTCAAGGTGGTGGTACACCACCAGTAAGTTTAGCTGAATTCACTATTGGAGTTTCTGGTACTTCGAACGAGAAGGATTTTTATGATGTCAGCTTGGTGGACGGATACAATGTTGATTTGGGTATTAAACCTTCTGGTGGTACAGGAAATTGCGAGTATGCAGGTTGTGTGACAGATTTAAATGGAAGCTGTCCAGCTGAGTTACAAGTGATTGATTCAGGTAATGTTGTTGCGTGTAAAAGTGCCTGTGCAGCATTTAACGCACCAGAGTTTTGTTGCACCGAAACGCATTCGATACCTGATACTTGTGTGCCGACTAGGTATTCAGAAATGTTTAAGACTGCCTGTCCTACTGCTTATAGTTATGCTTACGATGATGCTTCAAGTACATGTACCTGTGCCGGTGCTGATTATTTGATTACTTTCTGTCCTTCCGCGGCTTAG
- the LOC113330603 gene encoding probable 1-acyl-sn-glycerol-3-phosphate acyltransferase 4, producing MEVLGSLNSKDGPKHRPLTPLRIIRGILCLLVILATAFMMLVYCAPVTTLTLLIFGRRYSRKLSSFIFGCWLALWPFLFEKINKTKVVFSGETVPAKERVLIIANHRTEVDWMYLWDLALRKGRVGYIKYVLKSSLMKLPVFGWAFHILEFISVERKWEVDEPVMHQMLSTFTDCEDPLWLALFPEGTDFTEQKCLRSQKYAAENNLPIMKYVLLPKAKGFYACLETMRSSLDAVYDVTIAYKHRCPFFIDNVFGVDPSEVHIHLRRIPLKDIPTTEDESSVWLNEAFRLKDKLLSDFTAEGHFPNPGTEEDLSTLKCLVNFTFVIAITSIFTFLTFFSSSWFKLYVAASCAYLASSTYFNFRPLPIPVFVKSIFCGKHSD from the exons ATGGAAGTTCTTGGGTCTCTTAATTCGAAAGATGGTCCAAAACACCGCCCATTGACTCCTCTGAGGATAATAAGGGGAATATTGTGTTTACTTGTGATTCTTGCAACTGCATTCATGATGTTAGTTTATTGTGCACCTGTGACCACTCTTACGCTGCTCATTTTCGGCAGACGTTATAGTAGGAAACTATCATCTTTCATTTTTGGTTGTTGGCTAGCTCTGTGGCCCTTTCTATTTGAAAAAATAAACAAGACCAAGGTTGTATTCTCTGGAGAAACTGTTCCTGCTAAAGAACGGGTTCTGATCATCGCAAACCATAGGACTGAGGTTGACTGGATGTACCTTTGGGACCTTGCTTTGCGGAAAGGACGTGTAGGGTACATTAAGTATGTCCTCAAGAGCAGTTTAATGAAGCTCCCAGTCTTCGGTTGGGCATTTCACATTCTGGAATTTATTTCAGTCGAGAGGAAATGGGAAGTTGATGAACCGGTTATGCATCAAATGCTTTCAACTTTTACTGATTGTGAAGATCCTCTGTGGCTTGCTCTTTTTCCAGAAGGCACCGATTTTAC GGAGCAGAAGTGCCTGAGGAGTCAAAAGTACGCTGCTGAGAATAATTTGCCTATCATGAAGTATGTGCTTCTTCCAAAAGCAAAAGGTTTTTATGCCTGCTTGGAAACCATGCGGAGCTCCTTAGATGCAG TTTATGATGTAACAATTGCATACAAGCATCGGTGCCCCTTTTTCATAGACAACGTTTTTGGTGTGGATCCATCAGAAGTTCACATTCATCTTCGACGTATCCCCCTCAAAGACATCCCAACTACCGAGGACGAGTCTTCTGTCTGGTTGAATGAGGCATTCCGTCTAAAGGATAAATTGCTCTCTGATTTTACTGCTGAAGGCCATTTTCCTAATCCAGGGACCGAGGAAGATCTCTCTACATTGAAGTGTTTGGTGAACTTCACGTTCGTAATTGCCATAACTAGTATATTTACATTCCTAACATTCTTCTCATCTAGTTGGTTTAAATTATATGTTGCTGCAAGCTGTGCATACCTTGCTTCTTCTACCTATTTCAACTTTAGACCGTTGCCGATTCCTGTGTTTGTAAAGTCCATATTTTGTGGAAAACATTCTGATTAA